Proteins from one Primulina huaijiensis isolate GDHJ02 chromosome 18, ASM1229523v2, whole genome shotgun sequence genomic window:
- the LOC140964105 gene encoding LOW QUALITY PROTEIN: BTB/POZ domain-containing protein At5g47800-like (The sequence of the model RefSeq protein was modified relative to this genomic sequence to represent the inferred CDS: deleted 1 base in 1 codon), giving the protein MKFMKLGNRPDTFITEEATRTVISDVPSDLTIQINNIRYLLHKLQYPLLPKCGLLQRLISDSEDSSNAKLNLHDIPGGEEAFELCAKYCYGITINLSARNFASAFCAAKYLGMTEKVETGNFVMKLEVFLSSCILEGWKDSVVTLQNTRGIYEWSESLGLVRKCIESIVDKILTPTHKVSWSYTYTRPGYEKNRRESVPKDWWTEDISLLDVDIFRCIVMAIKSTNMLQPQLIGESLHVYACRWLPEITNTGLNEGSTSQVEDQDSPDRKQRILETIVSLIPADKGSVSVKFLLRLVSISNFLGVSPVTKTELLRLSGLQLEDAALDDLLLPNRVSTDQTSYDVELVQTVLESFLRQWKRQTPTNESLSQRSINNVGKLIDSYLQVVSKDANLSVQKMTSLAETLPGIARTDHDNLYKAINIYLKEHPDLSKMDKKHLCRILDCQNLSPEVRSHAVKNERLPLRTVVQLLFFEQEKGNTTSNIKHRSSDQTSAVRDDMNKLKLSIDDHQLSKGKDRRNYDDKFQLRPELSFKIRESVLQETRTGREIRDEGISEIQHSNSNPREKARERRVLGKPHSSKGRER; this is encoded by the exons ATGAAGTTCATGAAACTGGGGAACCGGCCAGACACCTTCATCACAGAGGAGGCTACAAG GACCGTTATATCTGATGTACCAAGCGACCTCACCATTCAAATAAACAATATCAGATATCTTCTCCACAAG CTACAGTATCCTCTTCTTCCAAAGTGTGGGCTACTGCAACGACTCATCTCAGATTCTGAAGATTCGAGCAATGCAAAGTTGAACCTACACGATATTCCCGGAGGAGAGGAGGCTTTTGAGCTGTGTGCCAAGTATTGCTATGGGATCACAATTAACCTCAGTGCCCGCAATTTTGCATCAGCCTTTTGTGCTGCCAAGTACCTTGGAATGACCGAGAAAGTCGAAACTGGGAACTTTGTCATGAAATTGGAggtttttctctcatcttgcaTTCTTGAGGGGTGGAAGGACTCGGTTGTGACTCTTCAGAATACTAGAGGGATATACGAGTGGTCAGAAAGTCTCGGTCTCGTTCGAAAATGCATTGAATCCATTGTTGACAAGATACTAACACCTACGCACAAG GTTTCATGGTCTTATACATATACCAGACCAGGATACGAAAAAAACCGTCGAGAGTCTGTGCCGAAAGATTGGTGGACAGAGGACATATCACTCCTTGATGTAGACATTTTCAGATGCATAGTTATGGCtataaaatcaacaaatatGCTGCAGCCACAGCTAATTGGTGAGTCTTTACATGTCTACGCGTGTCGGTGGCTGCCAGAAATCACTAATACAGGACTGAACGAAGGGTCCACGTCTCAAGTAGAAGATCAGGATTCTCCGGACAGGAAGCAGAGAATTCTTGAGACCATTGTCAGCCTGATTCCAGCAGATAAAGGGTCTGTCTCGGTTAAGTTCTTGCTAAGACTTGTTAGCATCTCCAATTTTCTTGGAGTGTCTCCAGTGACAAAAACAGAACTTTTGAGGCTTTCAGGTTTGCAACTCGAGGATGCAGCATTGGATGACTTGCTGCTCCCTAATCGAGTCTCAACTGATCAAACTTCGTATGACGTCGAATTGGTTCAGACCGTATTAGAGAGTTTTTTGAGGCAATGGAAAAGACAAACGCCTACAAATGAAAGCTTGTCACAAAGATCGATTAATAATGTTGGCAAGCTCATTGATTCATACCTGCAAGTGGTTTCAAAGGATGCCAACCTGTCGGTTCAGAAAATGACGTCATTAGCTGAAACACTGCCAGGAATTGCACGAACAGATCACGATAATCTGTACAAGGCGATCAACATTTATCTCAAG GAGCATCCTGATCTGAGCAAAATGGATAAGAAGCACCTCTGCCGGATTCTTGACTGCCAAAACTTGTCACCAGAAGTACGTTCACATGCAGTGAAAAACGAAAGATTGCCTTTGAGAACTGTGGTGCAACTTCTCTTCTTCGAACAA GAGAAAGGCAACACTACATCAAATATAAAACACAGATCATCAGATCAAACCTCAGCTGTCAGAGATGACAtgaacaaattaaaattaagtaTAGATGATCATCAATTGAGTAAAGGAAAGGATCGTAGAAATTATGATGACAAGTTCCAACTAAGACCAGAACTAAGCTTTAAAATAAGGGAAAGTGTGCTACAAGAAACGAGAACGGGAAGGGAAATCAGAGATGAAGGGATATCTGAAATTCAGCATTCAAATTCGAATCCTCGTGAGAAAGCTCGAGAAAGAAGAGTCTTGGGGAAACCTCACAGCAGCAAAGGCAGAGAACGATAG
- the LOC140964106 gene encoding glucan endo-1,3-beta-glucosidase 6-like yields MATTHFYGEILLLLFCMSAVAVVVESGIGVNWGTLALHRMSPETVVDLLKDNKIYKVKLFDADPTSMRALMGSGIEVMVGIPNEMLALLSASTSASDLWVSQNVSSYMVKGGVNIKYIAVGNEPFLTSYSGQFQSYVLPALMNVQQSLAKANLVGIIKLVVPCNADAYESNLPSQGTFRPELTQIMTQLISFLNSNGSPFVVNIYPFLSLYGNSDFPQDYAFFEGTTHSVMDGSNAYYNAFDGNFDTLVAALSKLGYAQMPIVIGEVGWPTDGAVSANYSAARAFNQGLVNHVLSNKGTPLRPGVPPMDIYLFSLLDEGAKSILPGNFERHWGIFSFDGQAKYSLSLGYGLLKNAKNVQYLPSRWCVANPTRDLSTVANHFKLACSYADCTTLNYGGSCNNIGEKGNISYAFNSYYQFQKQNAQSCEFDGLGMVTFLNPSVGGCKFLVGVADGAAGFSFSNGRMILLLIIFLGFYILLV; encoded by the exons ATGGCAACAACCCATTTCTACGGCGAAATCTTGCTGCTGTTGTTTTGTATGTCTGCAGTGGCGGTGGTGGTGGAATCGGGCATAGGAGTGAACTGGGGAACATTGGCACTCCACCGTATGTCGCCGGAGACGGTGGTGGATCTATTGAAAGACAACAAGATATACAAAGTGAAGCTGTTTGATGCCGACCCAACTTCGATGCGGGCATTAATGGGAAGTGGGATTGAAGTTATGGTTGGGATCCCAAATGAAATGCTTGCTTTACTGAGTGCTTCTACTTCTGCTTCTGATTTATGGGTTTCTCAGAATGTTTCCAGTTACATGGTTAAAGGGGGTGTCAATATCAA GTACATCGCAGTAGGAAACGAGCCTTTTCTGACTAGTTATTCTGGTCAATTTCAATCTTATGTTTTACCTGCTCTTATGAATGTACAACAGTCTTTGGCAAAAGCAAATCTTGTGGGCATAATAAAGCTGGTTGTACCGTGCAATGCTGATGCCTATGAATCTAATCTACCATCACAAGGAACCTTCAGGCCTGAGCTTACCCAAATTATGACGCAGCTCATCTCTTTCCTGAATTCAAATGGTTCGCCATTTGTAGTGAATATTTACCCATTTTTAAGTCTCTATGGAAACTCAGATTTTCCTCAAGACTATGCATTTTTTGAGGGTACAACTCATTCTGTGATGGACGGATCAAATGCGTACTATAATGCATTTGATGGTAATTTTGACACTTTAGTTGCAGCTCTCAGCAAGCTTGGATATGCCCAAATGCCCATCGTTATAGGAGAGGTGGGTTGGCCAACAGATGGAGCTGTTAGTGCTAATTACAGTGCTGCGAGGGCCTTCAACCAGGGTCTTGTGAATCATGTTCTAAGCAACAAAGGAACGCCTTTAAGACCAGGTGTGCCTCCTATGGATATTTATCTTTTCAGTCTGCTTGATGAAGGGGCAAAAAGTATACTCCCCGGAAACTTTGAGAGACACTGGGGCATATTCTCTTTCGATGGGCAGGCAAAATATTCTTTGAGCCTTGGGTATGGATTATTGAAAAATGCAAAAAATGTTCAGTATCTTCCTTCTAGATGGTGTGTGGCGAATCCTACCCGGGATCTTTCTACCGTGGCAAACCACTTCAAACTTGCTTGTAGTTATGCCGATTGCACAACACTCAACTATGGGGGATCTTGCAATAATATCGGTGAGAAGGGAAACATATCATATGCGTTCAACAGCTACTACCAGTTTCAAAAACAGAATGCACAGAGCTGCGAATTTGATGGGCTCGGGATGGTAACATTTTTGAACCCTTCGGTTGGTGGTTGCAAATTTCTTGTTGGGGTTGCTGATGGTGCAGCAGGCTTCAGTTTCAGCAATGGAAGGATGATATTAttgcttattatttttttgggattttACATACTTCTGGTGTGA